The Nicotiana tabacum cultivar K326 chromosome 1, ASM71507v2, whole genome shotgun sequence genome segment acgcggtttgagatacattttcacaacgttgcaattccttataaaaagtaataataataattacgaaagcggtaaaaagataaaatttgcacataagttcatatttgtataaaatcagataatcaagccgaatataacagttgagcgactgtgctagaaccacggaactcgggaatgtctaacaccttctcccaggttaacagaattccttatccggatttctggtacgcagactgtaacatggagtcattcttttcctcgattcgggattaaattggtgacttgggacaccctaaaatctcccaagtggcgactctgaaaaaaataaactaatcccgtttcgattgtcctttaattggaaaaaactccttcacccctcgcgggggcggaaaaaggaggtgtgacacctattattatatgttgatgacatgctcattgtTGCTAAGTATTTGACAGAAATTCTCAATTTGAAAAGACAGTTGAAAAGTAAATTTGAGATGAAAAATTTAggagcagctaagaaaatccttggcatggagatcaaaagagatcgaagAGCCAACAGGCTATTCCTgacccagaagaagtacttggagaaagtcttggagaggtttCTAGTCtatagaaaacaacaaaaagatttttttatttcttaggtagtgtagtaactcccccttggtttttatttgggcctcggttcttttccaagggtttagattgaaccgggtataggtagATTTTTTGTTTTAGGTTAGGATTAATGGGTGACGagcttaaaattgaaaaaaaaaaaccttaGCGTTCTAACACCTGAACACGATAGACGCTAGAGTGTAGCGCTTTGCTTCAAGGGTTGAATCTTGTTTAAGTACCTTAAAAATTGTATGTTTGTacctaacttgaacactcaaaagagAATGTTTTGATAAACTAATccggagtgagtcatgtgccatgtgggtGTGAGTATCATTGTATTCCATGCtgtacatttgatgcctagaacttgccctgtgtgtttgcaaagcaaaatagtagcttcattcgattttagaagtgatataggcatttctttgttgagccagacatATAAAGTGAACCCACCTTAATGCATtacatcttagttaaccccgttgagcctataagcttgtttctttggcaaccacaatGTGAACCTTAACCATTTGTTTGCAAAGCCTGCTGTTTGAACCAATTTTCCTCCCTCTCACTAAGCACTAGATTGGTATTGAGATTATGTGAAAacaaaagtgtggggtggtggtttggtttttgaagtGGAACCATGGAAATAGAGAAAAGGTGCAGAATGTGAAGCGTAAAAAGAAAAGCACCacgaaaaaaaaattcatatatattTTGTAGTGATTAATAAGTGGTAGCTTGTACAAATTGCACCTAATGTATGGGTATGTTTAAACAAATGTGGTGGAGTATTGGCTTACAAAATGATCATTTTTAAATTCAAcgtaattgtattaaaagtgcttagggaggttagtcactatatccaaatatatcctacccgtcccttagcctacattacaaccaaataaggtcctattgatcttagactgagtgGGGCTCGATTAGTCGAGTACTACActaggggcaagcctatggtgcatctttgtggcatgtgaatgttctttttggAGAGTGAGCGGATTCTGTCtatttgagttcctaattgttatcattatcattatatatatatggaactactctcttgtgtgatgtgagggcatgtgattcacaaAGGAAAGGCTATACAGTTGTTATTTACGTCATAATTGTCcatgctttgttgttgttttataatgtaagttgccaataaaatgctttaattaatgCCATTTGGTTTCGCAGGGAATATAAGATGTGAGGAAGCAACATGAAGTGTTTAGAGACAATAACGTGAAAAAACACTCACTCAAGAAGTACTCAAACACAAAAGAGCAAAAAGAGAAGAAACGCGAAGACAAAAAGGCCCAGCACACTCACCGCGGTTCACGCCGCAGTTGGAGTCAGTGTCCTCCGCGGTCAGCGCCGCGGCCGCGGCGGCATGTTCATAGCCCAGGACTTTAAGGGGCCAAAGTGTTAATTCGGGAAAAttttgtaaaacccttataagATGTAGGAAACTCGCCCAAGAAAGGAGAGCTGATTTTGAGATTATTTTGgcaagaagaacaagtgtgagagatcacccaaaacatcatagttctcattctcttctatttttcttgcaattttccattatgaatatttttgtagtttattCTTAcgttgtcatgagtagctaaatactctAATCTAAGGTTTTGGTGAAACCCGTTGGGGATGACTTGGTtgttatattaatattgtttgaattggttgttaatctctatttgttcatctacgttttgattgtggttagttgaaaaggccctcaattatccgttcctatttattatatatcttcttgagagagagtgcatatttaggtagttgtttgaacaacatcactctcGGAGTATAGACGAGagtcataaccgagggtttagagattggattagagataacgatacCTCGGGTGCAATCTAAAAGAACGGTAATGTGAATCTAGCTAGCGTAGCTTGAGAGAAtgtgtctagtaaattatcataattgctTGAGAGAGATTTATGATAACCGGAGAGTTCTTGATTGATAGAGACAACTAAGGCATCGCTATAAGAAACGTACAACCAAGGAAATCACCAACGGGGAAACCATTACCTTAGACCTTATTCCAATTGTTCACACATCAAGCATAGTTAGTTTTCAGCTGTTAATTATTTTCAGACTTTAGTTGTTAGAAATATCATCAATTGTGAATTACAAAGTTTGGGGAaaattgattctgtgaatttagtaaatcagtcaaaagtaattgataggttaaatCTCTGTGGTTCGACTCTGGGCAGaattactcagattatatttgctacGTCCGTGTGTGTCTTTGTATAAGGCATAGTTTGGcgttatcaaattttggcgccactGCTGGGGGATTAGCGGTGTTATCAATTAAAATTGAGAGAAGTacaaaaattctaagtgtagtcagttttctctatacccaatcatttcattgaaattctaacgtttgaactcttgtggaaagcaggtgtatgcctagaagttCTTTGAGGACTGGAGAACTGCTAgaaggactctcagaccccgaGAAAACATTCAGGGCATTGAACCTTGCCAACAAAAAACTTCAACAATCTCAACAATCACACCAACTCGAATTTGACATGGGTGACGTAGATAACGTCAACGGAAACGTCAGGAATGAGCCAGCTGACTTAAATGTCAGAagggtggcacctcttgtgcctgAAGCTGCACTTTATGACTGGGGACAACCCACAGCTGATAATCTGGCCACTGCCATAGCTATGCCCGCAATTCAAGcggagacattccagatcaccaacaacatgCTGCATCTGCTGCAGAATAAAGGACTGTTCTCCGGGTCACACATTGAAGACCCACAACAACACTTGAAGAATTTTCTGTCAATTTGTATGACCCAAAGGCAGCCAAATGCAACTCCGGAAGCTATCAAGCTGCTACTGTTTCCATTCTCGGTAACCGGGGAAGCTCAGACCTGGCTAAATTCGCTCCCTTTCAACTCTATTACcacctgggaggaattagtcaagcagttcCTGAACAAGTTCTATCTGCCTAACAAGACTGCAAAACAGATTGATGACATATTGCAGTATAGGCAGCAGCCCTCTGAGTCCTTGCAAGAAACTTGGGAAAGGTTTAAAGGGATGTTAGTGAAGTGTCCTCACCATGGCATTCCAGACCAGATGCTCGgccagagattctacatggggCTAGCTGACAATTTGAAAGCAAATGTGGATGCGTTAGCTGGAGGTGCATTTTTAAGTAAAACATTCACTGAGTGCAAAATCCTTCTCGATAAGATGTCACAAAATTCGGGGTGGATGACTAGAGGTAAAACAATGGCACCCATAGTGCATTCAGTTCCTCTTGACCCAAATAATTCGCATGCAGAGAACATGGCCATACTCATGACCCAGATGAGCATATTGACAAAGAAGATTGTTGAGATGGGTACAAAACAGGTGCATATTGTTGATACAACAAATGGGGGACTGTGTACACCTTGTATTAATCAGTCTTATGTGTGTTCATGGAGCGGAGAAGGTGAAAATCAAGGGGCAAAGGAAGATATGAATCATGTCAACAACTATGGGGGTCAGAGGCAAGGAGCACAGTAGTGGAGACCGCAGCAAAATTAGCAGTACAGGCCTAATATGCAGCAGCCTGGGGGTATGCACCCTCAAAACCAATTGGTGCCAGTACCATATCAGAAACTACAGGGCTATCCATAGCAAAATCAGCAACAATTTACATACCAACCACCCCCGCAGCAGCAAGATAACAACATGGTGGAAATCAGGGGTATGCTTCAGCAACTCATTGGGACAAATAATAAAGTGCAGGAAAAATTGGCAGTGCATGATTCAGCCATAAAGAATATTGAAATGCAGTTGGGTCAGCTGTCCATGGCTTTGAACAAccgtccttagggaactttgccTGTAGACAAAAACATAAACCCCAAGGACCAAAACCCGAATCAGCTGATGGCAGTAAGTCTCCGGAAAGGGAGAGATTTAGACAGAGAGCATGAAATTGCACAAGCCAGCAAGGGCACTACACCAGCCACTCCAGTTCAATTAGAGGTAGAGGAACCAACAGAACTTACTGAAGTAGTGGTTGAGTAGAGTCAGGAGGAAAAAGTCAAAGAAAAGATGAATGAGCAAGTTGCAGAACAGGTGGAACCTCTTGTACCAGAAAATTCTAATAGAGAGAAGCCAGTAAGCAATGCACAGATGGTGATACCTGCACACTTCCCTCAAAGACTGGTCAAACAAAAGAAGGCAGACCAATATAAGAAGTTCATGGAGATGCTGCGTCAAATTCAGTTGAATATTCCTTTGATGGATGCCTTGAGGGAGATGCCCGGTTATGCTAAGATGATGAAAGATCTAATGTCACGGAAGTTTGATTTTCAGGATCTATCCATTATAACTTTGACACAGACCTGCAGTGCAGTGGTGGCAAAACCGATGGCTCAAAAGATGTCGGACCCAGGTAGCTTCACTATTCCATGCACAATTGAAAGTTATGCCTTTGCAAAGgcgttgtgtgatttgggagctagcataaatctgatgccgcAGGCTGTGTACACCAAACTGGGCATTGGTAGAGCTAGGCCAACTTCGATGCTGCTACAGTTGGCTGACCACACAGTGAAGAGGCCCACTGGTattcttgatgatgtgttggtacaaGTGGGGAAATTCGTGTTCCTTGCAGACTTTGGTATCTTGGATTGTCAGGTGGATGAGGAGATACCCCTTATTTTAGGGAGACCATTTTTAGCCACAGGGAGAGCACTGATCGACTGTGAAACTGGGGAATTAAAAATGAGATTGAACGATGAAGAAGTCATATTCAATGTTCAGCAATCTATGAGGAGACCCAGTGAATATGTTAATTGCTCTCTAGTAGAAGCAGTGGATGTAATCCTGCAAGAAGATGATATGACCCTAACTGTAAAAGATCCATTGGAGGCATGTTTGatgaatttagaagaaatggatggtgaaGGGTTAGCTTAATGGGTCATGGCACTGGAAGGCCGAGGATTTTGGTCaagggaacctcagttcgagTCCCTTGAGCTAGAAAAAAGGGTCACTCCTCTAGCAAAGCCATCAATAGAGGAACCACCCAAGTTGGAACTGAAGCCACTCCCAGATCACCTCAGGTATGTATTCTTAGGCCCTGATTCGACCTTGCCTGTTATCATATCATCCAGTTTGTTAGACGTGCAGGTAGAACAGCTCGTACAGGTACTGCAGGAAAACAAGACTGCCATTTGCTGGACtatggcagacataaagggtatcagcccagccttctgtatgcataagattctccTGGAAGAGGGGCACAGACCTTCCAGGGAACACCAGCGAAGGCTGAACCCAAACATGAAAGAGGTTGTAAAGAAAGAAGTAATCAAATGGTTAGATGTGGGAATCATATTCCCCATCTCTGATAGTAACTGGGTCAGCCCTgtccaatgtgtgccgaaaaaggggGGAATGACTGTTGTAAAAAAtgagaacaatgagttgatctcaactcGTACAGTCACAGGGTGGCGTATCTGCATGGATTACAGGAAATTGAACACAGCCACCCGGAAGGACCATTTCCCCTacctttcattgaccaaatgttggacaggcTGGCTGGGCGATCGCacttctgtttcttggatggatattcggggtacaatcagatatcaatagcccccgaagatagagagaaaacgtcTTTCACCTATCCgtatggcatctttgcctttcggagaatgccttttgggcttTACAATGCACCCGGGACTTTTCAACGGTGCATATTAGCCATCTTcacagacatggtggaggatattatggaggtatttatggatgatttctccgtggTGGGAGATTCATTCGAAGACTATCTTTACAACTTAAGGAGAGTGCTtaaaagatgtgtggagacaaacTTAGTGCtaaactgggagaagtgccattttatggtacaagaaggtatagtCCTAGGGCATCGAGTGTGCAGTAAAGGAATTGAGGTCGACCATGCTAAGATTGACGTGATTGAGAAGTTACCAATGCCCACTTCAGTCAAGTCAGTGAGAAGTTTTCTTGGACACGCTGGATTCTACCGGCGTTTCATAAAAGATTTTTTCAAAATTGCTAACCCATTATGCAAACTCCTTGAAAAAGATCagccctttgtgttttctaatgattgcaggttggcatttgaggaACTGAAGAAGAGATTGATCACTACATCTatcattgttgcacccaactgggagcaaccatttaagctcatgtgtgatgccagcGACTATGTtataggagcagtcttggggcaGTGAAAAGATATAAGCTGATGCACCcgatttactatgcaagcagaaCGCTAAGCGGTGCACAGCTCAATTACACAGTGACGAAGAAGGAGATGTTAGCGGTGGTGTTTGCGTTTGACAAGTTTCGATCATATCTGATTGGTTCcaaggtaattgtatacactgaCCATGCAGCACTCAAGTACCTAATTGAGAAAAAGAAGTCTAAGCCgcgcctgattcgttgggtgctACTGTTGCAAGAATTCAACCTCGAAattcgtgaccgtaagggcacaGAAAATCAAGTCGCTGATCATCTATCGCGACTTGAAGGAGCTGAAAAATCAGTCGAGATCGAAGAGATCCTGGAAACCTTTCCAGGCGAACAGCTGCTCGCAGCCAGTcttgaggaagtgccatggtatgcagattttgCAAACTACCTAGCCTGCGGTATTGTTCCCTATGATCTTTCATCTGTCCAAAAGAAAACGTTTTATCGGGATtgtcgcatgtattattgggacgagccttatttgtttagaaattgTGTTGATAATATGATCTGgaggtgtgtccccgagatagaacaatcttctgttttaCAGGCTTATCACGCATCAGCATATGGAGGACATTTTGAAGGAGCCAGGACAGCTGCAAAAGTGCTAGAGGCCGGGTTCTTTTGGCCAACAATGTTTAGAGATGCACACCTATGGGTGAAGGGCTGTGACGAATGTCAGAGAACCGGGAATATTTCCCGTCGCcacgagatgcccatgaacccgatTCAAGAGGTAGAGGTGTTTGATGTTTGGGagattgacttcatgggccccttTGTCAGCTCATTTGGTAATAAATACATACTTGTTGTTGTGGATTACgtgtctaaatgggtggaagctgcagCGTTGCCCACTAATGATGCCAGAGTGGTGATAGGTTTTGTGaaaaagaatatattcacccgatTTAGGATACCAAGAGCGATCATCAGTgatggaggcactcacttctgtaacAGAGCCTTCGAGAAATTGCTTCcaaagtatgatgtacgccacaaggtggatACCCCTTACCATCCACACACCAGTGGgcaggttgaagtgtccaacagggagataaaaaGTGTACTAACTAAGTAGGTGAATGCCACACGAACTGATTGGGCAAAGAAGCTTGATGACTCACTCTGGGCCTATAGAACTGCGTTCAAAACACCAATAGGTATGTCACTATAcaagttggtatttgggaaggccTGTCACCTGCCTGTGGAGCTATAACATCGAGCTTGGTGGGCACTGAAACAATTGAACATGGATCCCGAAGCAACTAGACAAAATCGACTGACAGAGTTGCATGAGCTGGAAGAATTCAGATATCAAGCCTTTGAAAGCATGAGGCtctacaaggaaagaatgaagaagaTGCATGATAAGCACATTGTGGATAGAAATTTCAAACCCGGTGACAAGGTATTATTGTATAATTCAAGGCTGAGATTGTTTCCGGGTAAGTTAAAGTCCAGATGGTCAGGACCATTTAGAGTGGTGCAAATGTTCGCAAGTGGAGCTATCGAGATTAAGTCAGAAGATGGGACAAACAAGTTCTCAAtaaatgggcaaaggttgaaacattaccttggaatagctgatgaaaaagggaatacagtggTGATCAATTTGAAAGAACCCCAGTACGCGAATGAGGAGTGATGGCTCAACCacttgcgtcgtgccgcgacgttaaatcaggcgctgcatgGGAGGTAACCCACGAATGTGTTGTAAGTGTAGTATGTAACTTCgtgtaaacaaaacaaaaacaaaacaaaaaattttgCCAGCCACGACCGCGGACCGCGGCGTCGACCGCGGAAATCACTGAATGATTCAATTTTTCACCGCGGCCACGGCTCGGACCGCGGGAGACTCTGTCTCAGACCGCGACGTCGACCGCGGCGACGTCCGCtgaattgtaatttttttttattattttttttcccactcttctttttaattttaaaaccctTCCCTATATCAAAATAAACAATCCCCCCTCCTAAAATCCccacttctctctctctctctctctaacccTCCCCTCCAAACCCTCCCCTCCatactctcttcttcttcttcctccttcaCAACAC includes the following:
- the LOC142164262 gene encoding uncharacterized protein LOC142164262, whose amino-acid sequence is MNEQVAEQVEPLVPENSNREKPVSNAQMVIPAHFPQRLVKQKKADQYKKFMEMLRQIQLNIPLMDALREMPGYAKMMKDLMSRKFDFQDLSIITLTQTCSAVVAKPMAQKMSDPGSFTIPCTIESYAFAKALCDLGASINLMPQAVYTKLGIGRARPTSMLLQLADHTVKRPTGILDDVLVQVGKFVFLADFGILDCQVDEEIPLILGRPFLATGRALIDCETGELKMRLNDEEVIFNVQQSMRRPSEYVNCSLVEAVDVILQEDDMTLTVKDPLEACLMNLEEMDGEGLA